Proteins encoded in a region of the Patescibacteria group bacterium genome:
- a CDS encoding MBL fold metallo-hydrolase, which translates to MSNKYRQLTFLGTGPMDSIPHLKHQDPACQDARKFKSKSKRTRSSVILSFTNFNILIDASPDFLKQIKINKIKKINAVLITHPHFDAYGGLKQLNSWLKSPIPVYCQKQTWRIIKKHFKNLPNLKFNVIKPLRNLSINNIKILPLSVRHSIINEQKFPTFAFKINNFIYCSDVKKIPADSSVYFKNVKDLILDAAMYFNKQIFSHLNTGDSILLADKLKIKNLYLTQIGHSYPPYNIAQKEIQKFVRLNKIKTKVYLAFDGLKVKL; encoded by the coding sequence ATGTCAAATAAATATAGGCAACTAACTTTCTTAGGCACTGGGCCAATGGACTCTATTCCTCATCTTAAGCATCAAGACCCTGCTTGCCAAGATGCCAGAAAATTTAAAAGCAAATCTAAACGAACCCGCAGTTCTGTTATTTTAAGTTTTACTAATTTTAATATCTTAATTGACGCTTCCCCTGATTTTCTAAAACAAATAAAAATTAACAAAATAAAAAAAATTAATGCGGTTTTAATTACCCATCCGCATTTTGATGCCTATGGCGGACTTAAACAATTAAATTCTTGGCTTAAATCCCCTATCCCCGTTTACTGCCAGAAACAAACCTGGCGAATTATTAAAAAACATTTTAAAAATTTACCAAATTTAAAATTTAACGTAATTAAACCATTACGTAATTTATCAATCAACAATATAAAGATATTGCCACTGTCAGTTCGACATTCAATTATTAATGAACAAAAATTTCCCACTTTTGCCTTTAAAATCAATAATTTTATCTATTGTTCAGATGTAAAAAAAATTCCTGCAGATTCTTCGGTTTATTTTAAAAATGTTAAAGACTTAATTTTAGATGCAGCCATGTACTTTAATAAACAAATTTTCAGCCATCTAAATACAGGAGATTCAATTTTATTAGCCGATAAACTAAAAATTAAAAATCTTTATTTGACCCAAATCGGACATTCATATCCACCATACAATATAGCCCAAAAAGAAATACAAAAATTTGTCAGACTAAATAAGATTAAGACTAAAGTATATTTGGCTTTTGATGGACTAAAAGTTAAGTTATAA
- a CDS encoding DNA polymerase III subunit alpha, protein MKFVPLHVHSHYSLLDGLVKIDDLIAKAKADGMEAMALTDHGSMYGIIEFYQKATKAGVKPIVGVETYVAPYGRLNKRTRIDEERFHLILLAKNNQGYQNLLKLVTISNLEGFYYKPRIDLEILEKYKDGLIALSACIEGEIPNSILTYKDLEKTEKILEKYLKIFGQDNFFLELQSHPNMPQQKFVNEQLQLLAKKYNLGLVATNDTHYLNTEDDKAQDILLCVQTNHKVTEENRLTMIGDDFSLKTTAQMVKEFKDCPEAISNTEKIAEQCAVKIEFGKNILPVFEVPEGKSAEVYLQGLCSQGLVKRYGGELTKDNDWEIDEHKVLIKNKNQDFKKKEILERLEYETSVIAKTGFAPYFLIVADFINWAKDNGIVVGPGRGSAAGSLVAYLTRITNIDPLAYDLLFERFLNPDRISMPDIDIDFADIRRSEVIRYVEEKYGKDHVSQIITFGTMAARAAVRDVGRALGIAYGYCDKVAKMIPINTSLTQALDKVPDLKNEYRSNKECKDLIDNAKKLEGVCRHASTHACGVLITPEPLINYVPLQYASSDDQSIVSQYSLHPIEDLGLLKMDFLGLRNLTIIENTLETIEKIHGQKIDIDTIPLDHKKAFDLLQKGETMGVFQLESGGMRRYLKQLKPNEFEDIIAMVAAYRPGPMELIPQYISNKHGQTKPTYLHPKLEPILAKTHGVAIYQEQLMEIARSLAGFTLAEADVLRKAVGKKIKTLLNEQKNKFVAGCLKNGVEKKTANEVFAFIEPFAGYGFNRSHAACYAMIAYQTAYLKAIYPVEFMSALLTADLDDIERIALEVNECRNMGIEVMAPDINESFTRFTVVAESLQEERPRIRFGLSAIKNVGLKLTKAIIHERKESGSFQSLCDFLTRIKDKDLNKKSLESLIKCGALDQFGDRYEMLMNIDKLLNFIKEVHSSENSNQNSLFSLSEVKIRHNLQLEKFPQVSKKAKLTWEKELLGLYLSDHPFSDYQKELEGYVFTTQSVKKGKAAGNIRIAGVINKIKKVITQKGEIMLFVRLEDTFDSVEIIVFPSVYSVTKENWLEDNTVIISGAVSNKDGEYKVICNEVKTLSLEIIKDLKNKLQKINQNVQAGVKNLFIFFKKVVTAQTISKLNNILSATTGENKVYLAVPIDDSRFRKIETNFYADFNNQELQKELNSLGEVKFVKLM, encoded by the coding sequence ATGAAATTTGTACCGCTTCATGTCCACTCTCATTACAGCCTGCTTGATGGCTTGGTTAAAATTGATGATCTAATTGCCAAAGCCAAAGCCGATGGCATGGAAGCCATGGCTTTAACAGACCATGGTTCAATGTATGGGATTATTGAGTTTTATCAAAAAGCAACAAAAGCAGGGGTAAAGCCAATTGTTGGCGTGGAAACATATGTGGCGCCTTATGGCCGTTTAAATAAGAGGACCAGGATTGATGAAGAACGTTTTCATTTAATTTTATTGGCTAAAAATAATCAAGGTTATCAGAATTTATTGAAATTAGTGACTATTTCTAATTTGGAAGGTTTTTATTATAAGCCCAGAATAGATTTGGAAATTTTGGAAAAATATAAAGATGGCTTGATTGCGCTTTCGGCCTGCATAGAAGGTGAAATTCCCAATTCAATTTTAACTTATAAGGATTTAGAGAAAACCGAGAAGATACTGGAAAAATATTTGAAAATTTTTGGACAGGACAACTTTTTTTTAGAGTTGCAATCTCATCCTAACATGCCTCAACAAAAATTCGTCAATGAACAATTGCAGCTCTTGGCTAAAAAATATAATTTGGGCTTGGTCGCGACCAATGATACTCATTATTTAAACACGGAAGATGATAAGGCTCAGGACATTCTTTTATGCGTACAAACCAATCATAAAGTGACTGAAGAAAATCGACTGACCATGATCGGCGATGATTTTTCTTTAAAAACAACAGCGCAAATGGTCAAAGAATTTAAAGATTGTCCGGAGGCTATTTCTAATACAGAAAAAATAGCAGAGCAGTGCGCGGTTAAAATAGAGTTTGGCAAAAACATTTTGCCGGTTTTTGAAGTACCAGAAGGCAAAAGCGCAGAAGTATATTTGCAGGGTTTGTGTTCCCAAGGCTTGGTAAAAAGATATGGCGGTGAATTAACCAAAGATAATGACTGGGAGATTGATGAACATAAGGTTTTGATTAAAAATAAAAATCAGGATTTTAAAAAGAAAGAAATTCTGGAACGCTTAGAATACGAAACTTCAGTGATTGCCAAGACAGGTTTTGCCCCTTACTTTTTGATTGTGGCTGATTTTATAAATTGGGCAAAAGATAATGGAATTGTGGTCGGGCCAGGTCGCGGTTCAGCCGCAGGTAGTTTGGTTGCTTATTTGACCCGCATTACCAATATAGATCCTTTGGCCTATGATTTGCTGTTTGAAAGGTTTTTAAATCCCGATAGAATCTCCATGCCTGATATTGATATTGATTTTGCCGATATAAGACGAAGCGAGGTGATCCGTTATGTTGAAGAAAAATACGGGAAAGATCATGTTTCCCAAATTATTACTTTTGGAACCATGGCAGCGCGCGCTGCTGTGCGTGATGTGGGACGCGCTTTGGGGATTGCTTACGGTTATTGCGATAAAGTGGCTAAAATGATCCCCATAAATACTAGTCTGACCCAGGCTTTAGACAAAGTCCCTGATTTAAAAAACGAATATCGCAGCAATAAAGAATGTAAAGATTTAATTGATAATGCTAAAAAATTGGAAGGCGTGTGCAGGCATGCTTCTACTCATGCGTGCGGCGTTTTGATTACGCCTGAACCCCTCATAAATTATGTGCCATTGCAATATGCTTCCAGTGATGATCAAAGCATTGTTTCACAGTATTCTTTACACCCGATTGAAGATTTAGGCCTGCTGAAAATGGACTTCTTAGGTTTGCGCAACTTAACTATTATTGAAAATACTTTAGAAACTATTGAAAAAATTCATGGCCAAAAAATTGATATTGATACCATACCTTTAGATCATAAAAAGGCTTTTGATTTGTTGCAAAAAGGCGAAACCATGGGTGTCTTTCAATTAGAATCAGGCGGGATGAGAAGATATTTAAAGCAATTAAAGCCTAATGAATTTGAAGATATTATTGCCATGGTGGCGGCTTACCGTCCAGGCCCCATGGAATTGATTCCTCAATACATCAGTAATAAGCATGGCCAGACAAAGCCCACTTATTTGCACCCGAAATTAGAGCCGATTTTGGCTAAAACTCATGGGGTGGCAATCTATCAGGAGCAATTAATGGAAATCGCGCGCAGTTTGGCAGGCTTTACTTTGGCTGAAGCAGATGTGTTGAGAAAAGCAGTAGGTAAAAAAATAAAAACTCTGTTGAATGAACAAAAGAATAAATTCGTGGCCGGCTGTTTGAAAAATGGGGTTGAGAAAAAAACAGCCAATGAAGTTTTTGCTTTTATTGAACCTTTTGCCGGCTATGGCTTTAACCGTTCTCACGCCGCTTGTTATGCCATGATTGCTTATCAGACAGCTTATTTAAAAGCCATTTACCCTGTAGAATTCATGTCAGCGTTATTAACCGCAGATTTAGATGATATTGAAAGGATTGCTCTGGAAGTCAATGAATGCCGCAATATGGGAATTGAGGTAATGGCGCCTGATATTAATGAAAGTTTTACACGCTTTACAGTGGTGGCGGAAAGTTTGCAGGAAGAACGGCCGAGGATTAGATTCGGACTGTCTGCGATTAAAAATGTAGGTTTAAAACTTACCAAGGCCATTATTCATGAAAGAAAAGAAAGCGGTTCTTTTCAGTCATTGTGTGATTTTTTAACACGTATTAAAGATAAAGATCTAAATAAAAAATCATTAGAGAGCCTGATTAAATGCGGAGCTTTAGATCAATTTGGGGATCGCTATGAAATGCTGATGAATATAGACAAATTATTGAATTTTATCAAGGAAGTCCATAGTAGTGAGAATTCCAACCAGAATAGCTTGTTTTCTTTGTCAGAAGTAAAAATAAGACATAATTTGCAATTGGAAAAATTTCCGCAGGTTAGTAAAAAAGCCAAATTAACCTGGGAAAAAGAGCTGCTGGGTCTGTATTTGTCAGATCATCCATTTAGCGACTACCAAAAAGAATTAGAAGGTTATGTTTTTACGACCCAAAGCGTTAAAAAGGGCAAAGCAGCCGGTAATATAAGAATAGCCGGTGTGATCAATAAAATAAAGAAAGTCATCACCCAAAAAGGCGAAATTATGCTTTTTGTCAGGCTGGAAGATACTTTTGATAGCGTGGAAATCATTGTTTTTCCCAGTGTATATAGCGTGACTAAAGAAAATTGGCTGGAAGATAACACGGTTATCATCAGCGGCGCTGTTTCCAACAAAGACGGAGAATATAAGGTAATCTGTAATGAGGTTAAAACCCTGAGCTTGGAAATTATAAAGGATTTAAAAAATAAATTGCAAAAAATTAATCAAAATGTGCAGGCCGGTGTTAAAAATTTATTTATTTTTTTTAAAAAAGTTGTGACTGCCCAGACAATCAGCAAATTAAATAATATTTTAAGCGCGACTACAGGGGAAAATAAAGTTTATTTGGCCGTGCCTATTGACGATTCGCGCTTTAGGAAAATTGAAACAAATTTTTATGCTGATTTTAATAATCAAGAACTGCAAAAAGAATTAAATAGCCTGGGTGAAGTGAAATTTGTTAAACTAATGTAA
- the thrS gene encoding threonine--tRNA ligase — MKDQEKLDIMRHSASHVMAAAVKELYKDVKFAIGPTISEGFYYDFDLGSRTLKEEDLAKIEAKMKEIIKNNLKFEREEVPIKKALEKVEGQPYKIELIKDLEKEGEKEVSFYKLGDIFEDLCRGPHVKSTKEIGAFKLLRISGAYWRGDEKNKMLQRIYGTAFETQKELDEHLTLLAEAEKRDHRKIGKEQELFVFSDLVGPGLPLYTNKGAIIRNQIQNLSRELRESIGYKEVHTPQINKAELFKISGHYDKYKEDMFRVISNYTDEEYYLKPMNCPQHTQIFASALRSYKDMPVRIADFANLYRDEKPGELSGLTRLRAFSQDDGHCFCTEDQIKDEFSNVLKLIEAALKIYNLEYYVRLSLRDEKAKDKYLGDDKVWQKSQKLLEELLKEKKLKYVIGEGEAAFYGPKMDIIAKDAIGREWQISTIQLDFNMPERFKLEYIGQDGKKHVPVMIHSAIAGSPERFMALLIEHYAGVWPVWLAPVQVKIINIGAAHEKYCQDVAEKLRAEGIRADLDLVNETVGNKIRKGEKDKIPYILVAGDKEMSSGQVAVRQRGKGDLGPQDLEKFIKQIKAEILNRL, encoded by the coding sequence ATGAAAGATCAAGAAAAATTAGACATTATGCGACATTCAGCCAGCCATGTTATGGCTGCGGCTGTTAAGGAACTTTATAAAGACGTTAAATTCGCAATTGGGCCGACAATCTCTGAAGGTTTTTATTATGATTTTGATTTGGGCTCAAGAACTTTGAAAGAAGAAGATTTAGCAAAAATTGAAGCCAAGATGAAAGAAATTATTAAAAATAATTTAAAATTTGAAAGAGAAGAAGTGCCAATCAAGAAAGCCCTGGAAAAGGTTGAAGGCCAGCCCTATAAAATAGAATTGATTAAAGACTTAGAAAAAGAAGGGGAGAAGGAGGTAAGTTTTTATAAATTGGGTGATATTTTTGAAGATTTATGTCGCGGTCCTCATGTCAAATCAACCAAAGAAATTGGCGCGTTTAAACTCTTGCGAATTTCAGGTGCCTACTGGCGCGGGGATGAGAAAAATAAAATGCTGCAAAGAATTTATGGCACTGCGTTTGAAACACAAAAAGAATTGGACGAACATTTAACTTTATTAGCTGAAGCAGAAAAAAGAGACCATCGCAAAATCGGCAAAGAGCAGGAGTTATTTGTTTTTTCAGATCTGGTTGGGCCTGGTCTGCCGCTTTACACAAATAAGGGTGCGATTATCCGCAATCAGATCCAGAATCTTTCCAGGGAATTAAGAGAAAGCATTGGCTATAAAGAAGTGCATACCCCACAAATAAATAAGGCTGAGCTTTTTAAGATATCGGGACATTATGATAAATACAAAGAAGATATGTTTAGGGTCATATCTAATTATACTGATGAAGAATATTATTTAAAACCCATGAACTGTCCTCAGCATACTCAGATTTTCGCTTCTGCCTTGAGAAGCTATAAAGATATGCCTGTGAGAATTGCGGATTTTGCCAATCTTTATCGTGATGAAAAGCCAGGTGAACTTTCTGGTCTGACTAGATTAAGAGCATTTTCTCAGGATGATGGGCATTGTTTCTGTACTGAAGATCAGATCAAAGATGAATTCAGCAATGTTTTGAAATTAATTGAGGCTGCTTTAAAAATTTATAATTTGGAATATTATGTGAGATTGTCATTGCGTGATGAAAAGGCGAAAGATAAATATTTGGGTGATGATAAGGTCTGGCAAAAGTCCCAAAAATTACTGGAAGAGCTTTTAAAAGAAAAGAAACTTAAATATGTTATCGGCGAAGGAGAAGCCGCTTTTTACGGACCGAAAATGGATATAATTGCTAAGGATGCAATAGGTAGAGAGTGGCAGATTTCTACTATTCAGTTGGATTTTAATATGCCAGAGAGATTTAAGCTTGAATACATTGGCCAGGACGGGAAAAAACATGTGCCAGTAATGATTCATAGCGCAATTGCCGGTTCGCCCGAACGTTTCATGGCTTTATTAATTGAACACTATGCTGGTGTGTGGCCGGTTTGGTTAGCTCCTGTTCAGGTTAAGATTATAAATATTGGCGCAGCGCATGAAAAATATTGTCAGGATGTGGCTGAGAAGTTAAGAGCTGAAGGAATTAGGGCTGACTTGGATTTAGTTAATGAGACAGTGGGCAATAAGATTAGAAAAGGTGAAAAGGATAAGATCCCTTACATTTTGGTTGCAGGTGATAAGGAAATGTCTTCTGGCCAAGTTGCTGTCAGGCAAAGAGGCAAGGGTGATTTGGGACCACAGGATTTGGAAAAATTTATTAAGCAAATCAAGGCAGAAATTTTAAACCGCTTGTAA
- the guaA gene encoding glutamine-hydrolyzing GMP synthase, whose product MLYTLKKATPQALAQIEEEKRIRQTNEIFLLFSLGSQFDHLIKQEIEKLGVYCLVADPASVTAEDVKKLKPIGIILSGGPVSVYDSPPPFDSKIFDLGIPVLGICLGFQLWAKHLGVGVIPAQKREFGTHLFEQLSRSRLFKGCPQQMNVLESHGDRVEAVGKIKISGQTANAPLAAGEYKHLYGVQFHPEVTETEYGPQIFKNFLFGICGAKDHYPAAKVAQQKIESLRQQIGDKKVLLALSGGSDSSTCAFLLKHALKGKKGRVRAIYIKGIDRSEDEAHVLEYFGNQDWLDLKVVDATDLFLAILKGKVTMQEKRIAMRSVYKAVLEEEAALFGASFIVQGTLYTDISESGGGYATGAQKAQIKQHHNVNLGLNVTEILPLSDCVKDSGRNIGREIGVPEVLLTRHPFPGPGMVVRIEGEVTAVNLSIARKADEIFIGALRKWKLYDTVWQAGATVEQSITTCTKGDDATSGVVVSIWAVWSVNGFTARRARLSDDFLDYVAQRLTNEIREVGEVTFRISGKPPTTIEKG is encoded by the coding sequence ATGCTATATACCCTGAAAAAAGCAACACCTCAGGCGTTGGCTCAAATTGAAGAAGAAAAAAGAATTCGCCAAACAAATGAAATTTTTCTTTTGTTTTCTCTGGGCAGCCAGTTTGATCACCTAATTAAGCAGGAGATTGAAAAGCTCGGTGTTTATTGCTTGGTCGCTGACCCGGCCAGCGTGACTGCTGAAGATGTCAAAAAGTTGAAGCCAATCGGTATCATTCTTTCAGGCGGTCCAGTTTCAGTCTATGATTCACCGCCGCCTTTTGACAGTAAAATTTTTGATCTGGGAATTCCGGTTTTGGGAATTTGCCTCGGCTTTCAGCTGTGGGCAAAACATCTTGGAGTTGGAGTGATTCCAGCCCAAAAGAGGGAATTTGGTACACATCTTTTTGAGCAACTTTCACGTTCGCGGCTTTTTAAAGGTTGCCCACAACAAATGAATGTATTGGAAAGCCATGGCGACAGAGTAGAAGCAGTCGGTAAAATAAAAATTTCAGGCCAAACCGCAAATGCGCCTCTAGCTGCCGGTGAATACAAACATTTATATGGAGTTCAATTTCACCCGGAAGTGACTGAAACAGAATATGGGCCGCAAATTTTCAAGAATTTTCTTTTTGGGATTTGCGGAGCCAAGGATCATTATCCAGCGGCTAAAGTTGCTCAGCAAAAAATTGAATCGCTAAGGCAGCAAATCGGCGATAAAAAAGTGCTTTTGGCTCTTTCTGGTGGCTCAGACTCTTCAACGTGTGCTTTTCTATTAAAGCATGCCTTAAAAGGTAAAAAGGGACGGGTTCGGGCAATTTACATTAAAGGCATTGACCGTTCTGAAGATGAAGCTCATGTGCTGGAATACTTTGGCAATCAGGACTGGTTGGATTTAAAAGTGGTTGATGCCACTGACCTTTTTCTCGCTATCTTAAAAGGTAAGGTGACAATGCAAGAAAAGCGGATAGCCATGCGTTCAGTTTATAAGGCTGTTTTGGAAGAAGAGGCAGCTTTATTTGGCGCAAGCTTCATTGTTCAAGGTACTCTTTACACAGACATTTCAGAAAGCGGGGGCGGTTATGCCACGGGTGCACAGAAAGCTCAAATTAAACAGCACCATAATGTAAACCTGGGCTTAAATGTAACAGAAATTCTTCCACTTTCGGACTGCGTAAAAGATTCAGGTAGAAATATTGGCCGCGAAATCGGTGTGCCAGAAGTACTTTTAACTCGCCATCCATTTCCCGGGCCAGGCATGGTCGTGAGAATTGAAGGTGAAGTGACTGCTGTCAATTTGTCAATTGCGCGCAAAGCTGACGAGATTTTTATTGGAGCGCTGCGCAAATGGAAACTTTATGACACGGTCTGGCAAGCAGGTGCGACCGTGGAGCAATCCATAACAACCTGTACAAAGGGTGATGATGCTACCAGTGGTGTAGTTGTTAGTATTTGGGCAGTCTGGAGTGTTAATGGTTTTACAGCCAGACGAGCCAGGTTATCAGATGATTTCCTGGATTACGTTGCCCAAAGATTAACCAATGAAATTCGTGAAGTTGGTGAGGTGACATTTAGAATTTCTGGTAAACCGCCGACTACGATTGAAAAAGGCTAA
- a CDS encoding phosphoribosyltransferase — MIFKNRQEAGQKLAKKLQEFKNQKNVLVLALPRGGVITAFEVAKELNLPLDLIVTRKIGAPDNEEYAIGAITETGEGIFNQEAIKSLNISPEYLAKKVTAEKMEAIRRLKTYRLNRPALNLKNMTVIIVDDGLATGLTMRAAIKSVREKAAKKIIVAVPVSAQDTLKLIQKEVPNVIYLDAPLFFGAVGAFYQDFGQTTDEEVIELMKKSKNFGK; from the coding sequence ATGATATTTAAAAATCGCCAGGAAGCTGGCCAGAAATTAGCTAAAAAATTACAAGAATTTAAAAACCAAAAAAATGTTTTAGTCTTAGCTTTGCCTAGAGGCGGAGTAATAACAGCTTTTGAAGTTGCCAAAGAATTAAACTTACCTTTGGACTTAATAGTCACCCGTAAAATTGGCGCGCCTGATAATGAGGAATATGCAATTGGAGCAATAACTGAAACCGGTGAAGGCATTTTTAACCAAGAAGCAATTAAATCACTTAATATTTCCCCAGAATATCTAGCTAAAAAAGTAACAGCGGAAAAAATGGAAGCCATTCGCAGACTAAAAACATATCGCCTAAATAGACCAGCTTTAAATTTAAAAAATATGACAGTGATTATTGTTGATGATGGTCTTGCTACCGGCTTAACCATGCGGGCAGCCATTAAATCAGTTAGAGAAAAGGCTGCAAAAAAAATTATCGTGGCAGTGCCAGTTTCTGCCCAGGATACGCTTAAATTAATTCAAAAAGAAGTTCCAAATGTTATTTATTTAGATGCGCCTTTATTTTTTGGCGCAGTCGGCGCTTTTTATCAGGATTTTGGACAAACTACAGACGAGGAAGTTATTGAACTAATGAAAAAATCAAAAAATTTCGGAAAATAA
- a CDS encoding gluconeogenesis factor YvcK family protein, translating to MADAIVTTIGGGTGHNAVLNGLKMHSGIDLAAIVAMFDDGGSSGVLRDELGALPPGDSRQCLVALSQSEEIWRKLFNFRFVGDSLSGQNFGNLFIAALQQITGSFEMALNLAGEILKTKGKVIPVTLDDVRLVAHTPDGKVIIGEHQIDLKEMPIKSLSFTKEPTPNPRAIERLLESDMIAFCPGDLYANTLSILKVRSVAKAICASKALKVYVCNIMTQKMHTADLQVIDFVELLEKYLGQKDIFDYVLYNTKKPSQKFLASYLQEGESPVKFLRKDFVGRRTKFIGQNFLSQKMPQKVEGDSLKRALIRHDPIEVALALKKLL from the coding sequence TTGGCAGATGCTATTGTCACGACAATTGGCGGAGGGACTGGACATAATGCTGTACTTAACGGTTTAAAAATGCACTCTGGCATAGATTTAGCCGCCATAGTAGCCATGTTTGATGACGGCGGTTCTTCGGGAGTTTTAAGAGATGAGTTGGGCGCTTTGCCACCGGGTGACTCACGTCAGTGTTTAGTCGCCTTATCGCAATCTGAGGAAATTTGGCGTAAACTTTTCAATTTCAGATTTGTAGGGGATTCATTATCTGGCCAAAATTTTGGGAATTTATTCATTGCTGCCTTACAGCAGATCACAGGCAGTTTTGAAATGGCTTTGAATCTAGCTGGCGAAATCCTCAAAACAAAAGGCAAGGTAATCCCGGTAACTTTAGATGATGTTCGGCTAGTAGCCCATACGCCTGATGGAAAAGTAATCATTGGCGAACATCAAATTGATCTAAAAGAGATGCCCATCAAATCACTAAGTTTTACAAAAGAGCCTACGCCGAATCCCAGAGCGATTGAGAGGCTTTTGGAAAGCGACATGATAGCATTTTGTCCCGGAGACCTTTACGCAAACACTTTGTCAATTCTGAAAGTCAGAAGCGTGGCAAAAGCTATTTGCGCTTCAAAAGCACTTAAGGTCTATGTCTGCAACATCATGACTCAAAAAATGCACACGGCTGACCTTCAAGTCATTGATTTTGTGGAATTGCTTGAAAAGTATCTGGGACAGAAAGACATCTTTGATTACGTACTATACAACACGAAAAAGCCCAGTCAGAAATTTTTGGCTTCGTATTTGCAGGAAGGGGAATCACCAGTAAAATTTTTACGTAAAGATTTTGTCGGCCGGCGGACAAAGTTTATTGGCCAAAATTTCCTTTCCCAGAAAATGCCACAAAAAGTGGAAGGAGATAGCTTGAAACGGGCTCTGATTCGCCACGATCCAATAGAGGTGGCCTTGGCTCTGAAAAAACTACTTTAA
- a CDS encoding presenilin family intramembrane aspartyl protease, with protein MKIKLQQFLSFGFLLELFLFAFSLFLAMSIAFNLGSRMQLVPQNTPSNFSAWEFILAFFIGTLILWLSIKYFKRPLLIRIFFYLAIFDGLIIFSQAYFGWPWSLLAFGFIMGIWLAYNNILLHNLILALAISSISVIFGLNLTPNAVIIILLILAIYDYWAVYKTKHMVKMFTGMAEVKVHFAFIIPPAIRGLFQKVKDVSLSSEYVFLGTGDLAMPTIFVVTCLKISLLASFFTAFGAILGFIGLYAIFMSQKDKKPMPGLPPIILGALIGYLVSFLI; from the coding sequence ATGAAAATAAAATTACAACAATTTTTAAGCTTTGGTTTTCTTTTGGAGCTTTTTTTATTTGCGTTTAGCCTTTTTTTGGCCATGAGCATTGCCTTTAATTTGGGCAGTAGAATGCAACTTGTTCCTCAAAACACGCCAAGCAATTTTAGCGCCTGGGAATTTATTCTGGCCTTTTTTATTGGTACTTTAATCTTATGGCTAAGCATAAAATACTTTAAAAGGCCGCTATTAATTAGGATATTTTTTTATCTGGCGATTTTTGACGGCTTAATTATTTTTAGCCAGGCATATTTTGGCTGGCCCTGGTCTTTGCTTGCGTTTGGATTTATTATGGGGATTTGGCTGGCTTACAATAATATTTTGCTGCATAACCTGATTTTGGCCTTAGCCATAAGCTCAATTTCCGTAATTTTTGGCTTAAATCTTACGCCTAACGCGGTTATAATAATTTTGCTGATTTTGGCGATTTATGATTATTGGGCTGTTTACAAAACAAAACATATGGTCAAGATGTTTACTGGTATGGCTGAAGTCAAAGTCCATTTTGCCTTTATAATTCCGCCAGCTATCAGAGGTTTGTTCCAAAAAGTTAAAGATGTCAGCTTGTCCTCTGAATATGTATTTTTAGGAACTGGTGATCTAGCCATGCCGACAATTTTTGTTGTGACTTGCTTAAAAATTAGCTTGCTTGCTAGTTTTTTTACTGCTTTTGGCGCTATTTTAGGTTTTATCGGGTTATATGCTATTTTTATGAGCCAAAAGGATAAAAAACCAATGCCAGGCTTGCCCCCGATCATTTTAGGGGCTTTAATTGGTTATTTAGTGTCTTTTTTAATTTAA